The following proteins are encoded in a genomic region of Bosea beijingensis:
- the tolA gene encoding cell envelope integrity protein TolA — MKLSTSEPGMLVSALGHATFLVAGLLAFSSPAPLPENEEAIAVEVIDPSALNQVTRGERSAEKVQAQPTPRAERQSERVERKEAGEAKADAPAPPSRPPELKTAENNATTPPPPARPVEPPKPEAKQPEPAKQPPQKSEAAAAREAEQKREEQARLQEEAELASKAKQAEEEAKAAAKAKAEADAQAAKRAADAKAKAEALAKAEAEKAAKEKAEAAAKAKAEAEQKAKLAAEAKAKQEAEAKAKKEAEIAKNFNANDIAKLLQSKEKAQSSGSSAPQVNRTASLGTERGSSQKLSPSLRSQLIGIIQEQLLKCWNVPIALANAQGSSNVVPSVRMKLNTDGSLIGQPGVINSSSDPLFRVAADSALTATRRCAPLRIPAQFASYYDDWRDVVVNFDARDVM, encoded by the coding sequence GTGAAGCTTTCGACCTCCGAACCTGGCATGCTGGTGTCGGCGCTCGGCCACGCGACGTTCCTCGTCGCGGGGCTGCTGGCGTTCTCGTCGCCTGCGCCGCTGCCGGAGAACGAAGAGGCGATCGCCGTCGAGGTGATCGATCCCAGCGCGCTGAACCAGGTGACGCGCGGCGAGCGCAGCGCCGAGAAGGTCCAGGCCCAGCCGACGCCCCGCGCCGAGCGCCAGTCCGAAAGGGTCGAGCGCAAGGAGGCCGGCGAAGCCAAGGCCGATGCGCCGGCCCCGCCCTCGCGCCCGCCGGAATTGAAGACCGCCGAGAACAACGCCACGACGCCTCCGCCGCCGGCCCGCCCGGTCGAGCCGCCCAAGCCCGAGGCCAAGCAGCCCGAGCCCGCCAAGCAGCCGCCGCAGAAGAGCGAGGCCGCCGCCGCGCGCGAGGCCGAGCAGAAGCGCGAGGAACAGGCGCGCCTTCAGGAAGAGGCCGAACTCGCCTCCAAGGCGAAGCAGGCCGAGGAGGAGGCGAAGGCTGCCGCCAAGGCAAAGGCGGAAGCCGACGCTCAGGCCGCCAAGCGTGCCGCCGATGCCAAGGCCAAGGCCGAGGCGCTCGCCAAGGCGGAAGCCGAGAAGGCGGCCAAGGAAAAGGCGGAAGCTGCCGCCAAGGCGAAGGCAGAGGCCGAGCAGAAGGCCAAGCTCGCTGCCGAGGCGAAGGCCAAGCAGGAAGCCGAGGCCAAGGCGAAGAAGGAGGCGGAGATCGCCAAGAACTTCAACGCCAACGATATCGCCAAGCTGCTCCAGTCGAAGGAGAAGGCGCAGTCGTCCGGCTCTTCGGCGCCGCAGGTCAACCGTACGGCCTCGCTCGGCACCGAGCGCGGTTCCTCGCAGAAGCTCAGCCCCTCGCTCCGGTCCCAGCTCATCGGCATCATTCAGGAGCAGCTCCTGAAGTGCTGGAACGTGCCGATCGCGCTCGCCAACGCCCAGGGCAGCAGCAATGTCGTGCCCTCCGTGCGGATGAAACTGAACACCGACGGCTCGCTCATCGGCCAGCCCGGCGTGATCAATTCGTCCTCGGACCCGCTGTTCAGGGTCGCCGCCGATTCGGCGCTGACCGCCACCCGCCGCTGCGCGCCCTTGCGCATTCCGGCTCAATTCGCCTCCTATTACGACGACTGGCGTGATGTCGTCGTCAATTTCGACGCCAGGGACGTTATGTGA
- the tolR gene encoding protein TolR, whose product MSAASGAKGGSGRRGRRGRRHGAIAEINMTPFIDVMLVLLIIFMVAAPLIATGVPLDLPQTGAKPINVDQKPLTIAIDSKGQIFLQDEPTLEPDLAAKLQGLAKQGFDERIYVRGDKQVDYGRVASVMSTITAAGFKRVALVTEPSR is encoded by the coding sequence ATGTCAGCCGCTTCAGGCGCAAAGGGCGGTTCCGGCCGCCGGGGCCGGCGCGGACGCCGCCACGGCGCCATCGCCGAGATCAACATGACGCCGTTCATCGACGTCATGCTGGTGTTGCTCATCATCTTCATGGTCGCCGCGCCGCTGATCGCGACCGGCGTGCCGCTCGACCTGCCGCAGACCGGCGCCAAGCCGATCAATGTCGACCAGAAGCCCTTGACCATCGCCATCGACAGCAAGGGCCAGATCTTTCTGCAGGACGAGCCAACGCTCGAGCCCGACCTCGCCGCCAAGCTCCAGGGCCTGGCCAAGCAGGGCTTCGACGAGCGCATCTATGTTCGCGGCGACAAGCAGGTCGATTACGGCCGCGTCGCCTCGGTGATGTCGACCATCACCGCCGCCGGCTTCAAGCGGGTCGCGCTCGTCACCGAGCCGAGCCGCTGA
- a CDS encoding cell division protein ZapA encodes MPQVNVMISGKAYRMACGEGEEGHLEGLARFYDEKIGEMRQAFGEIGDMRLHVMAALMVADEVHELKQRLAKLEADLAATQGNAGAADERLSEVEDRAAEALVAAAERIEGVARSLIPSAVG; translated from the coding sequence ATGCCGCAAGTCAACGTCATGATCTCCGGGAAGGCCTACCGCATGGCCTGCGGGGAGGGCGAGGAGGGCCATCTCGAAGGGCTCGCCCGGTTCTATGACGAGAAGATCGGCGAGATGCGGCAGGCCTTCGGCGAGATCGGCGACATGCGCCTGCATGTCATGGCGGCGCTGATGGTGGCGGACGAGGTCCATGAACTGAAGCAGCGATTGGCGAAGCTCGAAGCCGACCTCGCGGCGACGCAGGGCAATGCCGGCGCCGCCGACGAGCGCCTCAGCGAGGTCGAGGACCGGGCGGCGGAAGCGCTGGTCGCGGCGGCCGAGCGGATCGAGGGCGTGGCGCGGAGCCTGATCCCGTCCGCGGTGGGATAA
- the ybgC gene encoding tol-pal system-associated acyl-CoA thioesterase: MSRVHRIEVRVYYEDTDFSGVVYHASYLRFMERGRTELIRALGVEQRELFDGETALGFAVRKMTIDFLRPAVMDNLLTVETRSIAARGATMDLEQRVLRGEDVLITAQVMVACVGGGRARRIPDGLRKRLMLDD, translated from the coding sequence ATGAGCAGGGTCCATCGCATCGAGGTCCGCGTCTATTACGAGGACACCGATTTTTCCGGCGTCGTCTATCACGCATCCTATCTGCGCTTCATGGAGCGCGGCCGCACCGAGCTGATCCGCGCGCTCGGCGTCGAACAGCGCGAGCTCTTCGATGGCGAGACGGCGCTCGGCTTCGCGGTCCGCAAGATGACCATCGATTTCCTGCGGCCGGCCGTGATGGACAACCTGCTGACGGTCGAGACCCGTTCGATCGCGGCCCGCGGCGCCACCATGGACCTCGAACAGCGCGTGCTGCGCGGCGAGGACGTGCTGATCACGGCGCAGGTCATGGTCGCCTGCGTCGGCGGCGGCCGGGCCCGGCGCATCCCGGACGGCCTGCGCAAGCGCCTGATGCTCGACGACTGA
- a CDS encoding aldolase — MAHSLKSGAASVTPLRGPNQPDLDSDIVWEARRDLAATFRMAARYGFEEGICNHFSALVPGYDDLFIVNPYGWAFRELTASKLLICDFHGNVVSGEGQPEATAFYIHARIHKNVPRAKVAFHTHMPYATALSMTEGDPLIFAGQTALKFYGRTAVDRDYNGLALDEREGDRIAAAVGDADIVFMKHHGVMVLGPNIAEAWDDLYYLERACEVQALALATGREVRAVKPEIAEAAYRQMREGDPESARLHLASIRRQLDAEEPVYRD; from the coding sequence ATGGCTCATTCCCTCAAGTCCGGCGCCGCGAGCGTGACGCCCCTTCGTGGCCCGAACCAGCCCGATCTCGATTCCGACATCGTCTGGGAAGCGCGCCGGGATCTCGCCGCGACCTTCCGGATGGCTGCGCGTTATGGCTTCGAGGAGGGCATCTGCAACCATTTCTCGGCGCTGGTGCCGGGCTATGACGACCTCTTCATCGTCAACCCCTATGGCTGGGCCTTCCGGGAGCTGACGGCGTCGAAGCTGCTGATCTGCGACTTCCACGGCAATGTCGTCTCGGGCGAGGGGCAGCCGGAGGCGACGGCCTTCTACATCCATGCCCGCATCCACAAGAACGTCCCGCGGGCCAAGGTCGCCTTCCATACGCATATGCCTTATGCGACGGCGCTCTCGATGACTGAGGGCGATCCGCTGATCTTCGCCGGGCAGACCGCGCTCAAGTTCTACGGCCGCACCGCCGTCGATCGCGACTATAACGGGCTGGCGCTGGACGAGCGCGAGGGCGACCGCATCGCGGCGGCGGTCGGCGATGCCGACATCGTTTTCATGAAGCATCACGGCGTCATGGTGCTCGGGCCGAATATCGCAGAGGCCTGGGATGATCTCTACTATCTGGAGCGGGCCTGCGAGGTGCAGGCGCTGGCGCTCGCGACGGGTCGTGAGGTCAGAGCGGTGAAGCCGGAGATCGCGGAAGCGGCCTATCGCCAGATGCGTGAGGGCGATCCGGAATCGGCTCGGCTGCATCTGGCGTCGATCCGGCGTCAGCTCGACGCCGAGGAGCCGGTCTATCGCGACTGA
- the tolQ gene encoding protein TolQ: MNPADVAQAAPQIDMSFWTLFWNAHIVVKLVMLGLLGASVWCWSIIVDKTLLYRRTRKDMDAFEEVFWSGRSLEELYRDLASKPVNDMAAVFVAAMREWKRSFENGGRSVASLSQRIDKVLDVTIQRETERLESGLLVLSTIASAAPFIGLFGTVWGIMTSFTAIAVSKNSSLAVVAPGIAEALFATAIGLFAAIPALMAYNKLQSEVAKAQGRLEAFADEFSAILSRQIDERMAA, encoded by the coding sequence ATGAACCCCGCCGACGTCGCGCAGGCCGCGCCGCAGATCGACATGTCGTTCTGGACGCTGTTCTGGAACGCCCATATCGTCGTCAAGCTGGTCATGTTGGGCCTGCTCGGTGCCTCGGTCTGGTGCTGGTCGATCATCGTCGACAAGACGCTGCTTTACCGCCGGACCCGCAAGGACATGGACGCCTTCGAGGAGGTGTTCTGGTCCGGCCGCTCGCTGGAGGAGCTCTATCGCGACCTCGCCAGCAAGCCTGTCAACGACATGGCCGCCGTCTTCGTCGCGGCGATGCGCGAGTGGAAGCGCTCCTTCGAGAATGGCGGGCGCTCGGTCGCCAGCCTCTCCCAGCGCATCGACAAGGTGCTCGACGTCACCATCCAGCGCGAGACCGAGCGGCTGGAATCGGGGTTGCTCGTGCTCTCGACCATCGCCTCGGCCGCGCCCTTCATCGGCCTGTTCGGCACGGTCTGGGGCATCATGACCTCGTTCACGGCGATCGCGGTCTCCAAGAATTCCTCGCTCGCGGTCGTCGCGCCCGGCATCGCCGAAGCGCTCTTCGCCACCGCGATCGGCCTCTTCGCCGCGATTCCCGCGCTGATGGCCTACAACAAGCTCCAGTCCGAGGTCGCCAAGGCGCAGGGGCGTCTCGAAGCCTTCGCCGACGAGTTCTCCGCGATCCTGTCGCGGCAGATCGACGAACGCATGGCAGCGTGA
- a CDS encoding DUF2852 domain-containing protein, translating into MPIVEKLDEYGRGAWIAFAVLGFILFWPLGLATLAFLFWSGRMGCGYAGDRYEHRMNRLQGKMDRLRERMTGREGGFGGGFGGWGRGGPSSGNRAFDEYRSETLRRLEDEQREFHDFLGRLRMARDKAEFDQFMNERRNNPPANTPAQPDAA; encoded by the coding sequence ATGCCGATCGTCGAGAAGCTGGACGAATATGGGAGGGGTGCCTGGATCGCCTTCGCGGTTCTCGGCTTCATCCTGTTCTGGCCCCTGGGTCTTGCGACCCTGGCCTTTCTTTTCTGGAGTGGACGCATGGGTTGTGGATATGCCGGAGACCGGTACGAGCACCGGATGAACCGCCTTCAGGGCAAGATGGACCGCCTGCGCGAGCGCATGACCGGCCGTGAAGGCGGCTTCGGTGGCGGCTTCGGCGGCTGGGGCCGCGGCGGCCCTTCCAGCGGCAACCGCGCCTTCGACGAGTACCGCTCGGAGACGCTACGCCGGCTCGAGGACGAGCAGCGCGAGTTCCACGACTTCCTCGGCCGCCTGCGCATGGCCCGCGACAAGGCCGAGTTCGATCAGTTCATGAACGAGCGCCGTAACAACCCGCCGGCCAACACCCCGGCCCAGCCCGACGCGGCCTGA
- a CDS encoding ArsR/SmtB family transcription factor yields MPDTYDLLFKTLADPTRRGIFERLCSQGEQTVVALTAQAGVSQPAVSKHLAVLKQAGLVRDRHQGRQTHYSAQLAALAPLADWTNRMAGYWESRFDDLEDLLKRMDQ; encoded by the coding sequence ATGCCCGACACATATGACCTGCTCTTCAAGACGCTGGCCGATCCGACGCGGCGGGGGATTTTTGAACGCCTGTGCAGCCAGGGCGAGCAGACGGTCGTGGCGCTGACGGCGCAGGCCGGCGTGTCGCAGCCGGCGGTCTCGAAGCATCTGGCCGTGCTGAAGCAGGCGGGGCTGGTGCGGGACCGCCATCAGGGCCGCCAGACGCATTACAGCGCGCAACTCGCGGCGCTCGCACCTCTCGCCGACTGGACGAACCGCATGGCCGGATACTGGGAAAGCCGGTTCGACGATCTCGAAGACCTGCTCAAGAGGATGGACCAATGA
- the pal gene encoding peptidoglycan-associated lipoprotein Pal encodes MLTTLVPGGRAVRFAAAIAATLALGACAKDQNADGSGSGFGAGGAATPGSAQDFVVNVGDRVFFETDSTDLTSTATSTLDKQASWLQRYPRYTFTVEGHADERGTREYNYSLGARRGQTVRDYLASRGIAANRMRTISYGKERPVAVCNDISCWSQNRRSVTVLDGASGAPGV; translated from the coding sequence ATGTTGACCACTCTCGTTCCCGGCGGCCGTGCCGTCCGTTTCGCTGCCGCCATCGCTGCCACGCTCGCGCTCGGCGCCTGCGCCAAGGATCAGAACGCCGACGGTTCCGGCTCGGGCTTCGGTGCCGGCGGCGCCGCCACTCCGGGCAGCGCGCAGGACTTCGTCGTCAATGTCGGCGACCGCGTCTTCTTCGAGACCGATTCGACCGATCTGACCTCGACCGCGACTTCTACTCTCGACAAGCAGGCGAGCTGGCTGCAGCGCTATCCGCGCTACACCTTCACCGTCGAAGGCCATGCCGACGAGCGCGGCACCCGCGAGTACAACTACTCGCTCGGCGCCCGCCGCGGCCAGACCGTGCGCGACTATCTCGCCTCGCGCGGCATCGCTGCCAACCGCATGCGCACCATCTCCTACGGCAAGGAGCGCCCGGTCGCGGTCTGCAACGACATCTCGTGCTGGTCGCAGAACCGCCGCTCGGTCACGGTGCTGGACGGCGCCAGCGGCGCCCCTGGCGTCTGA
- a CDS encoding TetR/AcrR family transcriptional regulator, translated as MSWKRDRPETPRGYHHGNLKEELVKAALGLIGEKGPNGFTFAEAARMAGVSPAAPYRHFRDRDELLADVAARGFQAFEAALSRAWDQGRPDPETAFHRLGRAYLAFAHDEPAYYSAMFEAGVPLDASPELRAAADRAFAGLRQASEALIAQLPQGKRPPALMMALHVWSMSHGVAALFGRADGGRRPLPMSAAELLEAGMLIYLQGLGIGRNGPSTPG; from the coding sequence ATGAGCTGGAAGCGCGACCGCCCCGAGACACCCCGCGGCTATCACCACGGCAACCTCAAGGAGGAGCTGGTGAAGGCTGCGCTCGGGCTGATCGGAGAGAAGGGCCCGAACGGCTTCACCTTTGCCGAGGCCGCTCGCATGGCCGGCGTCAGCCCGGCCGCGCCCTATCGCCATTTCCGCGACCGCGACGAGCTCCTGGCCGATGTCGCCGCGCGCGGCTTCCAAGCCTTCGAGGCGGCGCTGTCGCGCGCCTGGGACCAGGGCCGGCCCGACCCGGAAACCGCCTTCCACCGGCTCGGCCGCGCCTATCTCGCCTTCGCCCATGACGAGCCCGCCTATTACTCGGCGATGTTCGAGGCCGGCGTGCCGCTCGATGCCAGCCCCGAATTGCGCGCCGCCGCCGATCGCGCCTTCGCCGGCCTGCGTCAGGCCTCCGAAGCGCTGATCGCCCAGCTCCCGCAGGGAAAGCGCCCGCCAGCCCTGATGATGGCGCTGCATGTCTGGTCGATGTCGCATGGCGTCGCCGCCCTGTTCGGCCGCGCCGATGGCGGGCGTCGCCCGCTGCCGATGTCGGCCGCCGAACTCCTGGAAGCCGGCATGCTGATCTATCTCCAGGGGCTCGGCATCGGCCGCAACGGCCCTTCCACGCCCGGCTGA
- the tolB gene encoding Tol-Pal system beta propeller repeat protein TolB: MIDHTPLPFLAAAPTRRRLLATAGAALLVPAAAKAELVINLTGGAFQPMPIAIADFGGEGGVLVSGVITNNLKRCGYFTPIDKGRFPEANPPFDAAPRFDAWKAAGVQALVTGRVAREAGRIRAEFRLWDVATGTQTDGQQYFTDPSNARRVGHIISDAIFSKVTGLGGFFDTRVVFVDESGPKETRRKRLAIMDQDGANVRYLTNGDTSVVTPRYSPVSQDVTFMTQRQGEQPRVQVLNIETGQRQIVGNFPDMSSSPRFAPNGQRVVLSLQQGGNANLYAIDIGSRSTTRLTSTAAIDTSPSYAPDGSRIVFESDRGGQQQLYVMGAGGGEGQRISFGQGRYSQPSWSPRGDLIAFTRQGGGGFAIGVMRPDGSGERILTEGFHNEAPNWAPNGQYIMFFRDPGGQSGGKLYMVDITGRVEVPVPTPAFASDPTWSPLLSGQR, from the coding sequence ATGATCGACCATACTCCCCTCCCCTTCCTCGCGGCCGCGCCGACGCGCCGCCGCCTCCTCGCCACAGCCGGCGCGGCGCTGCTCGTGCCCGCCGCAGCAAAGGCCGAGCTCGTCATCAACCTGACGGGCGGCGCCTTCCAGCCGATGCCGATCGCCATTGCCGATTTCGGCGGCGAAGGCGGCGTGCTCGTCTCCGGCGTCATCACCAACAACCTGAAGCGCTGCGGCTATTTCACGCCGATCGACAAGGGCCGCTTCCCGGAGGCGAACCCACCCTTCGACGCCGCCCCGCGCTTCGACGCCTGGAAGGCTGCGGGCGTGCAGGCCCTCGTCACCGGCCGCGTCGCGCGCGAGGCCGGCCGCATCCGCGCCGAGTTCCGGCTCTGGGACGTCGCGACCGGCACCCAGACCGACGGCCAGCAGTATTTCACCGACCCGAGCAATGCCCGCCGCGTCGGCCATATCATCTCGGACGCGATCTTCTCGAAGGTCACCGGGCTCGGCGGCTTCTTCGACACCCGCGTCGTCTTCGTAGACGAATCCGGGCCGAAGGAGACGCGCCGCAAGCGCCTCGCCATCATGGACCAGGACGGCGCCAATGTGCGCTACCTCACCAATGGCGACACCTCGGTGGTGACGCCGCGCTATTCGCCGGTCTCGCAGGACGTCACCTTCATGACCCAGCGCCAGGGCGAGCAGCCGCGCGTGCAGGTCCTGAACATCGAAACCGGCCAGCGCCAGATCGTCGGCAACTTCCCCGACATGAGCTCGAGCCCGCGCTTTGCGCCGAACGGCCAGCGCGTCGTGCTCTCGCTCCAGCAGGGCGGCAACGCCAATCTCTACGCCATCGATATCGGCTCGCGCTCGACCACGCGCCTGACCTCGACGGCGGCGATCGACACCTCGCCTTCCTATGCGCCGGACGGCTCGCGCATCGTCTTCGAAAGCGATCGCGGTGGCCAGCAGCAGCTTTATGTGATGGGCGCCGGCGGTGGCGAGGGCCAGCGCATCTCCTTCGGCCAGGGCCGCTATTCGCAGCCTTCCTGGTCGCCGCGCGGCGACCTCATCGCCTTCACCCGCCAGGGCGGCGGCGGCTTCGCCATCGGCGTGATGCGGCCGGACGGCTCCGGCGAGCGCATCCTGACCGAGGGCTTCCACAACGAAGCCCCGAACTGGGCGCCGAACGGCCAGTACATCATGTTCTTCCGCGATCCGGGCGGCCAGTCCGGCGGCAAGCTCTATATGGTCGACATCACCGGCCGCGTCGAAGTACCCGTGCCGACCCCGGCCTTCGCCTCCGACCCGACCTGGTCGCCCTTGCTGAGCGGCCAGCGCTGA
- the ruvB gene encoding Holliday junction branch migration DNA helicase RuvB encodes MTAERRDDDSETSLRPLSLSDFTGQAAARANLQVFINAAKSRGDALDHVLFVGPPGLGKTTLAQIVSRELGVNFRSTSGPVIAKAGDLAAQLTNLEERDVLFIDEIHRLNPAVEEILYPAMEDYQLDLIIGEGPAARSVKIDLPKFTLVGATTRAGLLTTPLRDRFGIPIRLQFYTVEELQGIVARGARVLGVPMSDDGANEIAKRSRGTPRIAGRLLRRVRDFAIVDGDPIVTRKVADKALSLLDVDAIGLDQMDRRYLTTVAVNFGGGPVGIETIAASLSEPRDAIEEIIEPFLLQQGFIQRTPRGRLLTPHAFRHLGMPEPSRETAQFGLFGDGEDEN; translated from the coding sequence ATGACGGCCGAACGCCGCGACGACGACAGCGAAACCTCGCTGCGTCCGCTCTCGCTGTCCGATTTTACCGGTCAGGCGGCCGCCCGCGCCAATCTCCAGGTCTTCATCAACGCCGCCAAGAGCCGCGGCGACGCGCTCGACCACGTCCTCTTCGTCGGCCCGCCCGGCCTCGGCAAGACGACGCTGGCGCAGATCGTGTCGCGCGAACTCGGCGTCAATTTCCGCTCGACCTCCGGCCCGGTCATCGCCAAGGCCGGCGACCTCGCGGCCCAGCTCACCAACCTCGAAGAGCGCGACGTGCTCTTCATCGACGAGATCCACCGCCTCAACCCTGCCGTCGAGGAAATCCTCTATCCCGCGATGGAGGATTATCAGCTCGATTTGATCATCGGCGAAGGCCCGGCCGCCCGCTCGGTCAAGATCGACCTGCCGAAGTTCACCCTCGTCGGCGCCACCACCCGCGCCGGCCTCCTGACCACGCCGCTGCGTGATCGCTTCGGCATCCCGATCCGCCTGCAGTTCTACACGGTCGAGGAATTGCAGGGCATCGTCGCGCGTGGCGCCCGCGTGCTCGGCGTGCCGATGTCTGACGACGGCGCCAACGAGATCGCCAAGCGCTCCCGCGGCACGCCGCGCATCGCCGGGCGCCTGCTGCGCCGGGTGCGCGACTTCGCCATCGTCGACGGCGATCCGATCGTCACCCGCAAGGTCGCCGACAAGGCGCTCTCTCTGCTGGACGTCGACGCGATCGGCCTCGACCAGATGGACCGGCGCTACCTCACCACGGTCGCGGTCAATTTCGGCGGCGGCCCGGTCGGAATCGAGACCATCGCCGCCTCGCTCTCCGAGCCGCGCGACGCGATCGAGGAGATCATCGAGCCCTTCCTGCTGCAGCAGGGCTTCATCCAGCGCACGCCGCGCGGCCGCCTGCTCACGCCCCACGCCTTCCGCCATCTCGGCATGCCCGAGCCCTCGCGCGAGACGGCGCAGTTCGGCCTGTTCGGCGATGGGGAGGACGAGAACTGA
- a CDS encoding DUF3828 domain-containing protein, with amino-acid sequence MSFSRLAGPAALALLLAAATAQAGDKTPAGTVMDAYAVTRKTLASSGEPPWRPPHRDKLMSKSLAALFARDDLYQDEAGEIGHIGADPFISGQDGEVKFLKVTVAGPPENGRALVNASFRSFKQPVTVRFRMIQEGGGWRIDDIVNRVEGKDYSVREELSKSYDCGSFMNKPCKR; translated from the coding sequence ATGTCCTTCAGCCGCCTCGCCGGCCCGGCCGCGCTGGCGCTTCTCCTTGCGGCGGCGACCGCCCAGGCCGGCGACAAGACCCCGGCAGGCACCGTGATGGACGCCTATGCCGTCACGCGCAAGACGCTGGCCTCGTCGGGCGAGCCGCCCTGGCGCCCGCCGCATCGCGACAAGCTCATGAGCAAGAGCCTCGCTGCGCTCTTCGCCCGCGACGATCTCTATCAGGACGAGGCCGGCGAGATCGGCCATATCGGCGCCGACCCCTTCATCAGCGGCCAGGACGGCGAGGTAAAGTTCCTCAAGGTCACCGTCGCCGGGCCGCCCGAAAACGGCCGGGCTCTGGTCAACGCCAGCTTCCGCAGTTTCAAGCAGCCCGTCACGGTGCGCTTCCGCATGATCCAGGAAGGCGGCGGCTGGCGCATCGACGACATCGTCAACCGCGTCGAGGGCAAGGATTATTCGGTCCGCGAAGAGCTCTCCAAGTCCTATGACTGCGGCTCCTTCATGAACAAGCCCTGCAAGCGCTGA
- a CDS encoding SRPBCC family protein yields MTETRSVVVEREMPHPPEKLWRALTQPHLIAEWLMKNDFVPSVGHRFNLRGDWGGVLDCEVLTVEPNRSLSYSWDFAHDDPAYALKSVVTFTLTPSVKGTHLRMEQVGFRPEQKQAFGGAKAGWQQFFGKLEEVAARAD; encoded by the coding sequence ATGACTGAAACCCGCTCCGTCGTCGTCGAGCGCGAGATGCCCCATCCGCCGGAAAAGCTCTGGCGCGCGCTGACGCAGCCGCACCTGATCGCCGAATGGCTGATGAAGAACGATTTCGTGCCGAGCGTCGGCCACCGCTTCAATCTGCGTGGCGACTGGGGCGGCGTGCTCGATTGCGAGGTGCTGACGGTCGAGCCGAACCGGTCTCTTTCCTATAGCTGGGACTTCGCGCATGACGACCCGGCCTATGCCCTCAAGAGCGTGGTGACCTTCACGCTCACTCCCTCAGTGAAGGGCACGCATCTGCGCATGGAGCAGGTCGGATTCCGGCCGGAGCAGAAGCAGGCCTTCGGCGGCGCCAAGGCGGGCTGGCAGCAGTTCTTCGGCAAGCTGGAAGAGGTCGCGGCGCGCGCCGACTGA